Proteins from a single region of Aureibacter tunicatorum:
- a CDS encoding Na/Pi cotransporter family protein produces the protein MEFGIFDALRIAGALGFFIYGMKVMSEGIQNVAGDKMRNILAAMTTNRLMGVFTGVIITALVQSSSATTVMVVSFVNAGLLNLGQSIGVIMGANIGTTITSWLITLLGLGKFNVSAFALPIIAIGFPMMFSKNVKRKHWAEVIIGFAILFMGLSELKSAMPDLKSNPSVLSFVQDLTEMGYLGIPITVLIGALLTIIVQSSSAAMAITLIMVNQGWIPLELACAIVVGENIGTTITANLAAMIGNVHGKRAARAHFIFNAFGACWMLLTFPYFVEMIKSIMLSNFGEWLTGNVQGNNSFNTLSLSLFHTLFNIVNVLVLISFVNVIKNIVIKMVPPKSKEDEEIHLEYLGEGIISSTQEAMGRVRGLGRTIEKMNAFIKDMLNAENRKDQDKLFDKISAYEQKTDELKAEIANYLAKISENNTFIPHSVELSKILNIIDDLEQAADSYLRIAKAVKKMHAKNIELTKSQIDDLNIMCGLIQRSLTTMNKNLSFDDFSKIKRSKATAIEDCVNELKKQLRKQNIKAIEATEYSLKSGMFFYDIIFSFELLGNHVYNVTNDLIEEEVAAIH, from the coding sequence ATGGAATTTGGAATATTCGATGCCTTAAGAATCGCGGGAGCCTTGGGTTTCTTTATCTACGGGATGAAAGTGATGAGCGAAGGAATCCAAAATGTCGCCGGCGATAAAATGAGAAATATTTTAGCGGCCATGACAACCAACCGCCTCATGGGAGTGTTCACTGGAGTGATTATCACAGCGCTCGTGCAGTCTTCTTCCGCCACTACCGTCATGGTAGTCAGCTTTGTCAATGCCGGCTTGCTTAATCTGGGACAATCCATCGGAGTCATCATGGGCGCTAATATCGGCACAACTATTACCAGCTGGCTGATCACATTATTGGGCTTGGGCAAGTTCAACGTATCAGCTTTCGCTCTGCCAATCATAGCCATTGGCTTTCCGATGATGTTCTCTAAAAATGTCAAAAGAAAACACTGGGCAGAGGTAATCATCGGCTTCGCGATTTTATTCATGGGACTCAGCGAACTAAAATCAGCGATGCCGGACTTGAAAAGCAACCCAAGTGTTCTAAGCTTTGTGCAAGATTTGACTGAAATGGGATATTTAGGCATCCCAATCACGGTCTTGATTGGCGCTTTATTGACCATTATCGTCCAATCCTCAAGCGCGGCGATGGCAATCACATTGATCATGGTCAATCAAGGCTGGATACCTTTGGAATTGGCTTGCGCTATCGTCGTTGGTGAAAATATCGGCACTACGATCACAGCCAATTTGGCGGCGATGATCGGAAACGTGCATGGAAAAAGAGCCGCAAGAGCGCACTTTATCTTCAATGCTTTCGGCGCTTGCTGGATGCTATTGACTTTCCCATATTTCGTGGAAATGATTAAATCCATCATGCTGTCAAATTTCGGCGAATGGCTGACCGGCAACGTGCAGGGAAACAACTCTTTCAACACATTGTCGCTATCCTTATTTCATACCCTATTCAACATTGTGAATGTGCTCGTTTTGATCAGCTTCGTCAACGTGATCAAAAATATTGTCATTAAAATGGTTCCTCCCAAAAGCAAAGAAGACGAAGAAATTCATCTGGAATATTTGGGAGAAGGCATTATTTCCTCCACACAGGAAGCCATGGGAAGAGTTCGCGGATTGGGACGCACTATTGAAAAAATGAATGCTTTCATCAAAGACATGCTCAATGCTGAGAACCGTAAAGATCAAGACAAACTCTTTGACAAGATCAGCGCATACGAGCAAAAAACCGATGAGCTAAAGGCTGAAATCGCCAACTACCTCGCCAAGATCTCCGAGAACAATACTTTCATCCCGCATTCCGTGGAGCTTAGCAAAATATTGAATATCATCGATGATCTAGAGCAAGCAGCGGACTCCTACTTAAGGATAGCAAAAGCCGTCAAGAAAATGCATGCGAAAAACATTGAATTGACAAAATCTCAAATCGATGACTTGAATATCATGTGCGGTCTCATACAGCGTAGCTTGACAACGATGAATAAAAACCTTTCATTCGACGACTTTTCTAAAATCAAACGATCCAAAGCCACCGCCATTGAAGATTGTGTCAATGAATTGAAAAAGCAATTAAGAAAGCAAAACATTAAAGCTATAGAAGCAACTGAATACAGCTTGAAAAGCGGAATGTTTTTCTACGATATTATCTTCTCCTTCGAACTGCTTGGCAATCATGTGTACAATGTCACCAATGATTTGATAGAAGAAGAAGTTGCCGCAATTCATTAA